Part of the Pseudomonas chlororaphis genome, TCAAGAAAAAAATCCTCATCAATGCCAACGTGATCGCGTTTTTCTTCGGTCCCATCTACCTGTTCGTACTGGGCCTGTGGAAAAAGAACCTGGCCCTGCTGGGCATCATATTGCTGGTCAACATTGTGCTGAGCGTGATCTTCGCGGCCCTGGGCATGGACTTCCCCAAGCCGCTGAACGCCGGCCTGAACGGTGCCACCTCGGTGATGTACGCCATCATGACCAACTACGCCTACTACTTGAAAGAAGTCAAAGGCGAGCAAGGCTGGAACCCGTTCCAAGGGATGAGTTTGCGGTAGCGATTTTGCTTGGCGAGGGCCCGCACTTCTCCACGGATGTGCAGGCCCTCGCGCCTCAAGCTATTGAGGCCCGCGAAACTGATGACGGGTATTGCCACTCACGACAGTGTCGAAGTAGTTCTTGAACGCCTCTTCGAACAAGGCTGAGGCGGGGAACACGAACAGTGAATGTTCAGGTACTCAATAGCATCAGGGAAACCGGCGCAGGCCAGA contains:
- a CDS encoding membrane protein, with amino-acid sequence MSATEHVHNSAKYSAKWQERFNFFDTYGAPTDPRYKEALKKLPGFKKKILINANVIAFFFGPIYLFVLGLWKKNLALLGIILLVNIVLSVIFAALGMDFPKPLNAGLNGATSVMYAIMTNYAYYLKEVKGEQGWNPFQGMSLR